In the genome of Pseudarthrobacter sp. IC2-21, one region contains:
- a CDS encoding Rne/Rng family ribonuclease, producing MENEHVPAVNAETGTPETPEVAPKAPRTRRKAAPKAAVATSATEPSLTDTDAETAAVLESVAVVEAAADTKAPVRRTRARKKPEAAEPLPAFAVENTEPPAAEGEAAPATAGPAASEPADADTKPVRRRRVATRKTSAPNVSAPEAAAVPAEPAAAGTPAAEAQDAPGAAAPATTPAAAPAAVTPAAVTPAAETAAAVTAPAAPAEEPPSPFGSLFLEPGSATSVLFQAPDLTAVVRPVPAAVEEAEEDDAEEGEGDDANGRRRRRSRGRRGRSRAGDTEAGADTDGSEGAEDGAGDDDDETAVQNDEGVTSRRRRRRRRGDQDLELTGGGDDDPPNTVTRVRAPRAVTEAPVNNRVTSVKGSTRLEAKKQRRRESRDTGRRRTVITEAEFLARRESVDRQMIVRQRDDRIQIGVLEDGVLAEHFVSKTQQDSLIGNVYLGKVQNVLPSMEAAFVDIGRGRNAVLYAGEVNWDAVNLEGKQRRIENALKSGDTVLVQVTKDPVGHKGARLTSQISLPGRYLVYVPGGSMTGISRKLPDVERNRLKRILKDRLPEHAGVIVRTAAEGASEEELTHDINRLRAQWEGIESQSTSTKILAPELLYGEPDLTIKVVRDVFNEDFSKLIVSGEEAWDTIEAYVTYVAPDLVGRLEKWTKDQDIFSAWRIDEQIHKALERKVFLPSGGSLVIDRTEAMTVVDVNTGKFTGSGGNLEETVTKNNLEAAEEVVRQLRLRDIGGIIVIDFIDMVLESNRDLVLRRMVECLGRDRTKHQVAEVTSLGLVQMTRKRMGTGLLEVFGEQCEACAGRGIVTHDDPVEHRRANTVAAEHHVQRADTRPDTQRPDNQRNDARPEAQQGARTDRKRRRGRGGQPLDVAPAAPVQIHTVHPDPTDAERHAKAEATRVALANIAAAAHAAHLHDEEVAHGAAGSTPGTATPASTPAHPSETDSTGRPAAVLTFGGEQVVLPFVEHHEEQPQAPALTLDRLAEAFAKLGEPAPAAPAEPARQAPAEAPAQAQAQAPAQAQAQAPAQAPAVAEKDYSDHTEQPRARRPRRNRSASRAQGAANATTVEHHEAVQVASAGHTHAAKAPERTEARAAAAPKETNAPIILGVGVPASEL from the coding sequence ATGGAAAATGAACACGTACCAGCCGTTAATGCTGAAACAGGGACTCCTGAAACTCCCGAGGTGGCGCCGAAGGCTCCCCGAACCCGCCGCAAAGCAGCCCCGAAGGCGGCTGTCGCAACATCCGCCACTGAGCCGTCCCTGACCGATACCGACGCTGAGACGGCCGCGGTCCTGGAGTCAGTTGCCGTCGTTGAGGCTGCCGCGGACACCAAGGCCCCCGTCCGCCGGACCCGCGCCCGCAAGAAGCCCGAAGCCGCGGAACCGCTGCCTGCCTTCGCCGTGGAGAACACTGAACCCCCCGCCGCAGAAGGGGAAGCGGCGCCTGCCACGGCCGGCCCCGCGGCTTCCGAGCCGGCGGACGCCGACACGAAGCCGGTCCGCCGCCGTCGGGTAGCCACCCGAAAGACCTCCGCGCCGAACGTTTCAGCACCGGAAGCCGCCGCCGTGCCGGCAGAACCGGCAGCCGCTGGCACCCCCGCCGCCGAAGCGCAGGACGCGCCTGGCGCCGCTGCCCCCGCCACAACGCCTGCTGCCGCACCTGCCGCTGTAACCCCGGCCGCTGTAACCCCTGCCGCGGAAACCGCGGCTGCTGTGACCGCACCTGCTGCTCCGGCCGAAGAGCCGCCCAGCCCGTTTGGTTCGCTGTTCCTGGAACCGGGCTCAGCCACATCGGTCCTGTTCCAGGCACCGGACCTGACCGCCGTCGTCCGCCCTGTTCCGGCAGCGGTGGAAGAGGCGGAAGAGGACGACGCCGAAGAGGGCGAAGGCGATGACGCCAACGGCCGCCGGCGTCGCCGCAGCCGCGGCCGCCGAGGCCGCAGCCGCGCCGGTGATACCGAGGCCGGGGCCGACACCGATGGTTCCGAAGGCGCCGAGGACGGTGCCGGTGACGACGACGACGAAACCGCCGTCCAGAACGACGAAGGTGTGACCTCCCGCCGTCGCCGCCGCCGCCGCCGTGGCGACCAGGACCTGGAGCTGACCGGGGGCGGAGACGACGATCCGCCCAACACGGTGACCCGGGTACGGGCTCCGCGGGCAGTTACCGAAGCGCCGGTCAACAACCGCGTGACCAGTGTGAAGGGCTCCACCCGGCTCGAAGCCAAGAAGCAGCGCCGCCGCGAATCCCGCGACACCGGCCGCCGCAGGACCGTGATCACCGAGGCCGAGTTCCTGGCCCGCCGCGAATCCGTGGACCGTCAGATGATCGTCCGCCAGCGCGACGACAGAATCCAGATCGGTGTCCTCGAGGACGGCGTCCTGGCGGAGCACTTTGTCTCCAAGACCCAGCAGGACTCCCTGATCGGCAACGTCTACCTCGGCAAGGTGCAGAACGTCCTGCCCTCCATGGAAGCAGCATTCGTTGACATCGGTCGCGGCCGCAACGCCGTGCTGTACGCCGGTGAAGTGAACTGGGACGCGGTTAACCTCGAAGGCAAGCAGCGCCGGATCGAAAATGCGCTCAAGTCAGGGGACACCGTCCTGGTCCAGGTGACCAAGGACCCCGTGGGACACAAGGGTGCCCGGCTGACCAGCCAGATCTCCCTCCCGGGCCGTTACCTGGTCTACGTCCCGGGCGGCTCCATGACGGGCATCTCCCGCAAACTGCCCGACGTCGAACGCAACCGCCTCAAGCGCATCCTCAAGGACCGTTTGCCTGAGCACGCCGGTGTGATCGTCCGCACCGCCGCGGAGGGTGCCTCTGAAGAGGAACTCACACATGACATCAACCGCCTGCGTGCACAGTGGGAGGGCATTGAAAGCCAGTCCACCTCCACCAAGATCCTCGCCCCCGAACTGCTGTACGGCGAACCGGACCTCACCATCAAGGTGGTCCGTGACGTCTTCAACGAGGACTTCTCGAAGCTGATCGTCTCCGGTGAAGAGGCCTGGGACACCATCGAGGCCTACGTAACCTACGTGGCCCCGGACCTGGTGGGCCGGCTGGAAAAGTGGACCAAGGACCAGGACATCTTCTCGGCCTGGCGGATCGACGAGCAGATCCACAAAGCACTCGAACGCAAGGTCTTCCTGCCCTCCGGCGGCTCGCTGGTCATCGACCGGACCGAAGCCATGACCGTGGTGGACGTCAACACCGGAAAGTTCACCGGCAGCGGCGGCAACCTCGAGGAAACCGTCACCAAGAACAACCTCGAAGCGGCCGAAGAAGTGGTCCGGCAGCTCCGGCTCCGGGACATCGGCGGCATCATTGTCATCGACTTCATCGACATGGTCCTTGAGTCCAACCGCGACCTCGTGCTCCGCCGCATGGTGGAATGCCTGGGCCGTGACCGCACCAAGCATCAGGTGGCTGAGGTGACTTCGCTGGGTCTGGTGCAGATGACGCGCAAGCGCATGGGCACCGGTCTTCTGGAAGTCTTCGGGGAACAGTGCGAGGCCTGCGCCGGCCGCGGAATTGTCACCCACGACGATCCTGTGGAGCACCGCCGCGCCAACACCGTCGCCGCCGAGCACCACGTGCAGCGGGCGGACACCCGGCCGGACACACAGCGGCCGGACAACCAGCGCAACGACGCCCGCCCGGAAGCCCAGCAGGGCGCCCGGACCGACCGGAAGCGCCGCCGCGGCCGCGGCGGCCAGCCGCTGGACGTAGCGCCGGCAGCTCCCGTGCAGATCCACACGGTCCACCCTGATCCGACAGATGCCGAACGCCATGCCAAGGCTGAAGCGACAAGGGTGGCCCTGGCCAACATCGCGGCCGCTGCACACGCCGCCCACCTGCACGACGAGGAAGTAGCCCATGGCGCTGCCGGCAGCACCCCCGGCACGGCAACCCCTGCTTCGACGCCGGCACATCCGTCCGAAACGGACAGCACCGGCCGCCCTGCCGCGGTCCTCACGTTCGGCGGCGAGCAGGTGGTGCTGCCGTTCGTGGAGCATCACGAGGAACAGCCCCAGGCTCCGGCGCTGACCCTGGACCGCCTGGCGGAGGCGTTCGCCAAGCTTGGCGAACCGGCCCCGGCTGCCCCCGCCGAGCCTGCCCGGCAGGCGCCTGCCGAGGCTCCCGCCCAGGCCCAGGCCCAGGCACCTGCCCAGGCCCAGGCCCAGGCGCCTGCCCAGGCTCCCGCCGTGGCGGAGAAGGACTATTCCGACCACACCGAGCAGCCCCGGGCCCGCCGTCCGCGGCGGAACCGGAGCGCGAGCCGAGCCCAGGGCGCAGCCAACGCCACCACGGTGGAGCATCACGAAGCCGTTCAGGTCGCCAGTGCCGGTCATACGCATGCTGCCAAGGCGCCGGAGCGCACCGAAGCCCGTGCGGCGGCTGCGCCGAAAGAAACCAACGCGCCGATTATCCTCGGCGTAGGAGTACCCGCTTCGGAACTCTGA
- a CDS encoding vitamin K epoxide reductase family protein, translated as MPSMSPHGTDTTPASRTVGASPAGTPSSEVAERTAPGLPRMTRNRPFGWLMVITGIIGWLASGTLVLEKLEVLKDPNHVTVCDVNPWISCGQVMQTWQSAVFGFPNMFIGIVAFAVIITAGMALLSGATFARWYWVGLQAGVTLGFAFVVWLWSQALYSIHILCPFCMIVWAAMIPLFVWVTIRNISHGVIPMPSGAAKVLGDSGWIITALLYVAVIATIFFAFIQVFAGTSGF; from the coding sequence ATGCCCAGTATGTCCCCGCACGGTACCGACACCACGCCTGCTTCCCGCACGGTCGGGGCCTCCCCCGCTGGAACACCTTCCAGCGAGGTGGCGGAGAGGACGGCACCCGGCCTGCCGCGCATGACCCGCAACCGGCCTTTCGGCTGGCTGATGGTGATCACGGGCATCATCGGCTGGCTTGCCTCGGGAACCCTGGTCCTGGAAAAGCTCGAAGTCCTCAAGGATCCCAACCACGTCACAGTGTGCGACGTGAATCCTTGGATTTCCTGCGGCCAGGTGATGCAGACCTGGCAGAGCGCGGTGTTCGGGTTCCCCAACATGTTCATCGGCATTGTGGCTTTCGCCGTCATCATCACCGCGGGCATGGCCCTGCTGTCCGGCGCCACGTTTGCCCGCTGGTACTGGGTGGGGCTTCAGGCCGGCGTCACCCTGGGTTTCGCGTTTGTGGTGTGGCTGTGGTCCCAGGCGCTGTACTCGATCCACATCCTGTGCCCGTTCTGCATGATCGTCTGGGCGGCCATGATCCCGCTGTTCGTCTGGGTCACCATCAGGAATATTAGCCACGGCGTGATCCCCATGCCCTCAGGCGCGGCCAAGGTCCTGGGCGATTCGGGCTGGATCATCACGGCGCTGCTCTATGTCGCCGTCATCGCCACCATCTTCTTCGCCTTTATTCAAGTGTTCGCGGGCACGTCCGGCTTCTAG
- the ndk gene encoding nucleoside-diphosphate kinase yields the protein MSIERTLVLIKPDGVARNLSGAILSRIEAKGYTLAELKKVDASRELLEQHYEEHVGKPFYEPLVEFMLSGPVVAAIFEGHRVIEGFRSLAGTTDPTTAAPGTIRGDFGRDWGLKVQQNLVHGSDSVDSAEREIKIWFQG from the coding sequence GTGAGCATTGAGCGCACCCTCGTTTTGATCAAGCCCGACGGCGTGGCCCGCAACCTCAGCGGCGCTATCCTGAGCCGCATTGAGGCCAAGGGGTACACCCTCGCCGAGCTGAAAAAAGTTGACGCCAGCCGCGAACTCCTGGAGCAGCACTACGAAGAGCACGTGGGCAAGCCGTTCTACGAGCCCCTTGTGGAATTCATGCTGAGCGGCCCGGTAGTGGCCGCGATCTTCGAAGGCCACCGCGTCATTGAAGGCTTCCGGTCCCTCGCCGGAACCACCGACCCCACCACGGCTGCCCCCGGGACCATCCGTGGCGACTTCGGCCGCGACTGGGGCCTGAAGGTCCAGCAGAACCTGGTTCACGGCTCCGACTCCGTGGACTCGGCCGAACGCGAAATCAAGATCTGGTTTCAGGGCTAG
- a CDS encoding DUF4233 domain-containing protein produces the protein MAKLTKAQREWRPGMPKKRRSTKVMFASTVLLLEAFVVFFATLAVFGLRRGEFPPALILGTGIALSLVMVFACAVLSKPWGVALGWILQIVLILTGIVEPMMFLVGALFGLAWWYGIRTGIRIDSESAQREREQAEWNAAHGDTPPAS, from the coding sequence GTGGCAAAGCTGACCAAGGCACAACGTGAATGGCGTCCGGGGATGCCCAAAAAGCGGCGTTCCACCAAGGTGATGTTCGCCTCCACGGTCCTGCTGCTCGAAGCTTTTGTGGTCTTTTTTGCCACCCTTGCCGTCTTCGGACTCAGGCGCGGTGAATTCCCGCCGGCCCTGATTCTGGGGACCGGCATTGCGCTCAGCCTGGTCATGGTATTCGCCTGTGCGGTGCTCTCCAAGCCGTGGGGAGTGGCACTGGGCTGGATCCTTCAGATCGTGCTGATCCTCACCGGAATCGTGGAGCCGATGATGTTCCTGGTGGGCGCACTGTTCGGCCTGGCTTGGTGGTACGGGATCCGCACCGGGATCAGGATCGACTCGGAGTCCGCGCAGCGCGAACGCGAGCAGGCTGAATGGAACGCCGCGCACGGGGACACCCCGCCGGCCTCGTAG
- a CDS encoding bifunctional folylpolyglutamate synthase/dihydrofolate synthase — MTDEFSVESVYAELLGRAPENKMEPRLAPLFRAMDVLGEPNKAYPIIHVTGTNGKTSTARMIEAGLRAHGLSTGRYTSPHLSKVTERISIDGHPVSDETFVRIWDEIRPYLQIVDSELEAEGEPRLTYFECLTILGFAIFADQPVNVAVIEVGLGGITDATNVGDGQVSVITPISLDHTDLLGDTTEDIAYEKAGIIKPGGYLVSAAQPVDAAQVLLEKAKDVGVPFRFEGVEFGVESRTVAVGGQVVSIQGIAGRYPDLLLPLHGAHQAQNAAVAVAALEAFFGGEKELDPEVLQEAFASVTSPGRLEVVRTAPTIIVDAAHNPDGIKVSAEAIQEAFTFTRLVPVVGVLKEKDAEEILRQLKESLGGLAEEYCFTQSNSPRAVPAAELAELAVELGFGEDNIHIAEKLDDALEWAVERAEANDDLSGGVLVTGSITLVAEARILLGKTEA, encoded by the coding sequence ATGACTGACGAATTTTCCGTAGAAAGCGTCTACGCCGAGCTGCTGGGGCGTGCGCCCGAAAACAAGATGGAGCCGCGGCTGGCGCCCCTGTTCCGGGCCATGGACGTTCTGGGCGAGCCCAACAAGGCGTACCCGATCATCCACGTCACCGGTACCAATGGCAAGACCTCCACGGCCCGGATGATCGAAGCCGGGCTGCGTGCCCACGGCCTGAGCACCGGCCGCTACACCAGCCCGCACCTGTCCAAGGTCACCGAGCGCATCAGCATCGACGGCCACCCCGTCAGCGACGAAACATTCGTCCGCATCTGGGATGAGATCCGGCCCTACCTGCAGATTGTCGATTCCGAGCTGGAGGCCGAAGGGGAGCCCCGGCTGACCTATTTTGAGTGCCTGACCATTCTGGGCTTCGCCATCTTCGCTGACCAGCCGGTTAACGTTGCCGTCATCGAGGTGGGCCTCGGCGGCATCACCGACGCCACCAACGTGGGCGACGGACAGGTCTCGGTGATCACGCCCATCTCGCTGGACCACACGGACCTGCTGGGCGACACCACCGAAGACATCGCCTACGAAAAGGCCGGCATCATCAAACCCGGCGGCTACCTCGTCAGCGCCGCACAGCCTGTTGACGCTGCCCAGGTGCTGCTTGAAAAGGCCAAGGACGTAGGGGTGCCGTTCCGCTTCGAAGGCGTCGAATTCGGCGTCGAGTCACGGACCGTTGCCGTGGGCGGGCAGGTAGTCAGCATCCAGGGCATCGCCGGCCGGTACCCGGACCTGTTGTTGCCGCTGCACGGCGCGCATCAGGCCCAGAACGCCGCGGTGGCCGTGGCAGCGCTCGAAGCCTTCTTCGGCGGCGAGAAGGAATTGGACCCAGAAGTGCTGCAGGAAGCCTTCGCGTCCGTCACCTCGCCGGGCCGGCTGGAGGTTGTCCGGACCGCACCCACCATCATTGTGGATGCAGCCCACAACCCGGACGGCATCAAAGTCTCCGCCGAAGCAATCCAGGAAGCCTTCACCTTCACCCGGCTTGTCCCGGTGGTAGGGGTGCTGAAGGAGAAGGACGCCGAGGAGATCCTGCGCCAGCTCAAGGAATCCCTGGGCGGCCTGGCGGAGGAATACTGCTTCACGCAGTCCAACTCCCCGCGCGCTGTCCCGGCGGCGGAGCTGGCGGAACTGGCCGTGGAACTGGGGTTTGGCGAGGACAACATCCACATTGCGGAGAAGCTCGACGACGCCCTGGAGTGGGCTGTGGAACGTGCTGAAGCCAACGATGACCTGTCCGGCGGCGTCCTGGTGACCGGTTCGATCACCCTGGTGGCCGAGGCCCGGATCCTGCTTGGAAAGACGGAGGCCTAG
- the ileS gene encoding isoleucine--tRNA ligase, with amino-acid sequence MTYYPKASSSPSATASSGAGVSASVKFPEIEERILKYWEQDGTFQASIDQRSADAPGGQPGSNEFVFYDGPPFANGLPHYGHLLTGYAKDLVGRYQTQRGRRVERRFGWDTHGLPAELEAMKQLGMTDKTQIEAMGIDKFNDACRASVMKYADEWKSYVTRQARWVDFDNDYKTLNVEYMESVLWAFKQLHEKGLTYNGYRVLPYCWKDETPLSNHELRMDDDVYKNRQDQTVTVTFPITAGESELSRQLAGVQALAWTTTPWTLPTNLALAVGPSITYAVLPAGPGGVKAAAPDAPVTGSFLLAADLLSTYAKDLGYEDFASAEAAVVSTHTGAELEGLQYQPLWHDFSDTEKYGTQNAWRFLVADYVTTTDGTGIVHQAPAYGEDDQKVCEEAGIPVVLSVDEGAKFLPLFSHGDLHDIVGLQVFDANKPITQVLRAQGRLVRQASYEHSYPHCWRCRNPLIYRAVSSWYVEVTKFKDRMSELNQEINWIPGNVKDGQFGKWLANARDWSISRNRYWGSPIPVWQSSDPEFPRTDVYGSLAEIEADFGRLPLNKAGQVDLHRPFIDELTRPNPDDPRTPEEGQSVMRRVEDVLDVWFDSGSMPYGQVHYPFENEAWFDTHNPADFIVEYIGQTRGWFYMLHILSTALFDRPAFRNVISHGIVLGSDGQKMSKSLRNYPDVSEVLDRDGSDAMRWFLMSSPILRGGNLVVTEQGIRDGVRQVILPLWNVYSFFTLYTNAANAAAGQAAGYEAKLRCDGYADTLDQYLLANTGDLVRNMTAQLDSYDISGACDELRSYLDMLTNWYVRRSRQRFFDESADAFDALYTALETVSRVAASLLPLVSEEIWRGLTGGRSVHLADWPDADLFPANAALVEAMDRVQQICSTGSSLRKAANLRVRLPLQELTVVAPGADALEGFAAVVADELNIRSVRLLDAESASPEEFGIEQKLVVNARAAGPRLGKNVQQAIKGSKSGDWSVSDEGVVTAGGLELEPQEYTLETVVAEADGGSASVAVLPGGGFVVLNTELTPELEAEGTARDLVRAIQQARKDAGLNVSDRIRTTVTASQAVLDALVANTELVKTETLTLELDTVPAESGDPRITVEKAEA; translated from the coding sequence ATGACGTATTATCCCAAAGCCTCATCTTCCCCTTCGGCCACCGCTTCGAGCGGCGCCGGCGTCTCTGCCTCCGTGAAGTTCCCGGAGATCGAAGAGCGCATCCTGAAGTACTGGGAGCAGGACGGCACCTTCCAGGCCAGCATCGACCAGCGCAGCGCCGATGCGCCCGGCGGCCAGCCGGGCAGCAACGAATTCGTCTTCTACGACGGACCTCCCTTCGCCAATGGCCTCCCGCACTACGGCCACCTGCTGACCGGTTACGCCAAGGACCTGGTGGGCCGCTACCAGACCCAGCGCGGCCGCCGGGTTGAGCGCCGCTTCGGCTGGGACACCCACGGGCTGCCCGCCGAACTCGAAGCCATGAAGCAGCTGGGCATGACGGACAAGACCCAGATCGAGGCCATGGGCATCGACAAGTTCAACGATGCCTGCCGAGCCTCGGTCATGAAGTACGCCGACGAGTGGAAGAGCTACGTCACCCGCCAGGCCCGCTGGGTTGACTTCGACAACGACTACAAGACGCTCAATGTCGAGTACATGGAGTCCGTTCTCTGGGCCTTCAAGCAGCTGCACGAAAAGGGCCTGACCTACAACGGCTACCGAGTGCTGCCGTACTGCTGGAAGGACGAGACGCCGCTGTCCAACCATGAACTGCGCATGGATGACGACGTCTACAAGAACCGCCAGGACCAGACCGTTACCGTCACCTTCCCCATCACGGCGGGGGAGTCGGAACTGTCCCGGCAGCTGGCCGGCGTTCAGGCGCTCGCCTGGACCACCACCCCCTGGACGCTACCCACGAACCTTGCGCTCGCCGTCGGCCCTTCCATCACTTACGCCGTCCTCCCTGCCGGTCCCGGTGGCGTGAAGGCTGCCGCGCCGGACGCACCGGTCACCGGCAGCTTCCTGCTGGCCGCCGACCTGCTCTCGACGTATGCCAAGGACCTGGGCTACGAGGACTTCGCCTCCGCCGAGGCCGCCGTCGTGTCAACCCACACGGGCGCGGAACTTGAGGGCCTGCAGTACCAGCCGCTGTGGCACGATTTCAGCGACACCGAAAAGTACGGCACCCAGAACGCCTGGCGCTTCCTGGTGGCGGATTACGTCACCACCACCGACGGCACCGGCATCGTGCACCAGGCCCCCGCCTACGGCGAGGACGACCAGAAGGTCTGTGAAGAAGCCGGCATCCCGGTGGTCCTGTCCGTGGACGAGGGTGCCAAGTTCCTGCCGCTCTTCAGCCACGGCGACCTTCACGACATCGTGGGCCTGCAGGTGTTCGACGCCAACAAGCCCATCACCCAGGTGCTCCGCGCCCAGGGACGCCTGGTCCGCCAGGCCAGCTACGAACACAGCTACCCGCATTGCTGGCGCTGCCGCAACCCGCTGATCTACCGCGCAGTGTCCTCCTGGTACGTGGAAGTGACCAAGTTCAAGGACCGGATGTCCGAGCTGAACCAGGAGATCAACTGGATCCCGGGGAACGTCAAGGACGGCCAGTTCGGCAAGTGGCTGGCCAACGCCCGCGACTGGTCCATCAGCCGCAACCGCTACTGGGGCAGCCCCATCCCGGTGTGGCAGTCCAGCGACCCCGAATTCCCGCGCACCGACGTCTACGGCTCCCTCGCCGAGATCGAGGCCGACTTCGGCCGGCTGCCGCTGAACAAGGCCGGCCAGGTGGACCTGCACCGCCCCTTCATCGACGAACTGACCCGCCCGAACCCGGACGATCCCCGGACCCCCGAAGAGGGCCAGTCCGTGATGCGCCGCGTGGAGGACGTCCTGGACGTCTGGTTTGACTCCGGCTCCATGCCGTACGGCCAGGTCCACTACCCGTTCGAAAACGAAGCCTGGTTCGACACGCACAACCCGGCCGACTTCATTGTGGAGTACATCGGTCAGACCCGCGGCTGGTTCTACATGCTGCACATCCTCTCCACCGCGCTCTTTGACCGGCCGGCCTTCCGGAACGTCATCAGCCACGGCATCGTGCTGGGCTCTGACGGGCAGAAGATGTCCAAGAGCCTGCGCAACTACCCCGACGTCTCCGAAGTCCTGGACCGCGACGGGTCAGATGCCATGCGCTGGTTCCTGATGTCCAGCCCCATCCTGCGCGGCGGAAACCTGGTGGTCACCGAACAGGGAATCCGCGACGGCGTCCGCCAGGTCATTCTGCCGCTGTGGAATGTCTACAGCTTCTTTACGCTGTACACCAACGCCGCGAACGCTGCTGCAGGACAAGCGGCCGGGTACGAGGCAAAGCTTCGCTGCGACGGCTACGCCGACACCCTGGACCAGTACCTGCTGGCCAACACCGGGGACCTGGTCCGCAACATGACCGCGCAACTGGACAGCTACGACATCTCCGGCGCCTGCGACGAACTGCGCAGCTACCTGGACATGCTCACCAACTGGTACGTGCGCCGCAGCCGCCAGCGCTTCTTCGATGAAAGTGCCGACGCGTTCGACGCCCTGTACACCGCGCTGGAGACGGTGTCCCGCGTGGCCGCCTCGCTGCTGCCGCTGGTCTCCGAGGAGATCTGGCGCGGCCTGACCGGGGGCCGCTCAGTGCACCTGGCCGACTGGCCGGACGCTGACCTCTTCCCGGCCAACGCCGCGCTGGTGGAAGCGATGGACCGCGTGCAGCAGATCTGCTCCACCGGGTCCTCGCTCCGCAAGGCCGCGAACCTCCGCGTCCGCCTGCCGCTGCAGGAACTGACTGTCGTGGCACCCGGCGCGGATGCGCTGGAAGGTTTCGCCGCCGTCGTCGCCGATGAACTGAACATCCGTTCCGTCCGGCTGCTGGACGCAGAGAGCGCCTCCCCGGAGGAATTCGGCATCGAGCAGAAGCTCGTGGTCAACGCCCGGGCCGCCGGACCGCGCCTGGGCAAAAACGTCCAGCAGGCCATCAAGGGCTCCAAGTCCGGCGACTGGTCCGTTTCCGACGAGGGCGTGGTCACCGCCGGTGGTCTGGAGCTGGAACCGCAGGAGTACACCCTGGAGACTGTGGTGGCAGAGGCCGACGGCGGATCGGCGTCAGTAGCGGTGCTGCCCGGCGGCGGATTCGTGGTGCTCAACACTGAGCTCACCCCGGAGCTCGAAGCCGAAGGAACCGCCCGCGATCTGGTGCGGGCCATCCAGCAGGCACGCAAGGACGCCGGGCTGAATGTCAGCGACCGGATCCGGACCACCGTGACGGCCAGCCAGGCTGTCCTGGATGCGCTGGTGGCCAACACCGAGCTGGTCAAGACCGAAACCCTGACCCTTGAGCTGGACACTGTTCCGGCCGAGTCCGGCGACCCCCGCATCACCGTCGAAAAAGCAGAGGCCTGA
- a CDS encoding endonuclease/exonuclease/phosphatase family protein, with translation MQRAGVRGRSRQFRRIGAGVCWAVAVVLCLPGALLTVLRLVRWDLGTPWIQLLSLFPATLAFTTAALAAAVLAVCLSSRLSRTILAAAATALLLIQLQLVAPGLLPRDLPRDRPGAAPQAAAAAGGPIPGTGRTVTVMALNVGSSGVDSTVLLKEALARKADILALPELGPPGLEALEAAGIAADFPYRSVDVDWAGVGSAIFSRFPLQASGRVPDSAFYQSTGVVTVPGAAGAIRLAAIHVDSPRPGRIPGWRQELRQLGGLRQDVPGPASTILLGDFNASYDHREFRELLATGLTDAAQAAGQGMTPTWPAGSRVPLFVALDHVLVTADIGIRSFATVAVPGTDHAGVIAELVLPG, from the coding sequence ATGCAGAGGGCCGGTGTCCGCGGGCGCAGCAGGCAGTTCCGGCGTATCGGCGCCGGGGTTTGCTGGGCCGTGGCGGTGGTCCTCTGCCTGCCCGGCGCATTGCTGACCGTCCTGCGTCTTGTCCGGTGGGATCTGGGCACCCCCTGGATTCAGCTGCTGTCCTTGTTTCCGGCCACTCTTGCATTCACGACGGCGGCGCTGGCGGCCGCCGTGCTGGCGGTTTGCCTGAGCTCCCGGCTCAGCCGGACGATCCTCGCTGCGGCGGCGACGGCCCTTCTCCTGATTCAGCTGCAGCTGGTGGCGCCGGGCCTGTTACCCCGTGACTTGCCCCGTGACCGACCAGGCGCGGCACCCCAGGCCGCGGCCGCAGCTGGCGGTCCCATCCCCGGCACGGGCCGGACGGTGACCGTGATGGCCCTCAATGTGGGGTCCTCGGGAGTTGACTCCACGGTGCTCCTGAAAGAGGCCCTTGCCCGCAAGGCCGACATTCTGGCGCTGCCGGAACTGGGCCCTCCCGGCCTGGAAGCTTTGGAGGCCGCGGGAATCGCAGCGGACTTCCCCTACCGCTCGGTGGATGTTGATTGGGCCGGAGTGGGCAGTGCGATCTTTTCAAGGTTCCCGTTGCAGGCATCCGGGCGTGTGCCGGACAGCGCCTTCTACCAAAGCACGGGGGTGGTGACCGTTCCCGGCGCGGCCGGTGCCATCCGCCTGGCTGCCATCCATGTTGATTCCCCCCGTCCCGGCCGCATCCCCGGCTGGCGTCAGGAGCTCCGGCAGCTGGGCGGGCTCCGGCAGGATGTGCCCGGGCCGGCCTCAACCATCCTGCTGGGTGACTTTAATGCCAGCTACGATCACCGCGAGTTCCGTGAACTGCTGGCCACGGGCCTCACGGATGCCGCGCAGGCTGCAGGCCAGGGCATGACACCGACCTGGCCGGCCGGCTCGCGGGTCCCGCTGTTCGTTGCGCTCGACCATGTCCTGGTCACGGCCGACATCGGGATCCGAAGCTTCGCCACCGTCGCCGTTCCCGGCACCGACCATGCCGGTGTTATCGCGGAGCTTGTCCTGCCGGGTTAA